From the genome of Pelomonas sp. SE-A7, one region includes:
- the holA gene encoding DNA polymerase III subunit delta: protein MQMRPEALAAQLSKGLKPVYTIHGDEPLLAQEAGDAIRAAARQQGYGERKVFTVSGAYFDWGPVLAAAQAMSLFSERQFIEIRIPSGKPGKDGSEALQRYCEAVPEDIVTLVTLPRLDKTQLSSAWFTALDGVGVTVKVEPIERRALPQWIAQRLAAQGQRVAEGEDGQRALAFFADRVEGNLLAAHQELQKLALLHPQGELTFENIEQAVLDVARFDVFKLSEAVLAGQSARVMRMLNGLEAEGEAAVLVHWTLAEDIRALKRVRDGMDAGKPLPMALREARVWGNKERLFERLLPGLRSRELARLLEAAQVVDGIVKGLRHPDWPSEPWAALQRLALMLMQQAASRPARP from the coding sequence ATGCAGATGCGTCCCGAGGCCCTCGCGGCCCAGCTGTCCAAGGGCCTGAAGCCGGTCTACACGATCCATGGCGACGAACCGCTGCTGGCCCAGGAGGCTGGCGACGCGATCCGCGCCGCCGCGCGCCAGCAGGGCTATGGCGAACGCAAGGTCTTCACCGTCAGCGGCGCCTATTTCGACTGGGGCCCGGTGCTGGCCGCTGCCCAGGCCATGAGCCTGTTCTCCGAGCGCCAGTTCATCGAGATCCGCATTCCCTCGGGCAAGCCGGGCAAGGACGGCTCCGAGGCCTTGCAGCGTTATTGCGAGGCCGTGCCCGAGGACATAGTCACCCTGGTCACCCTGCCGAGGCTGGACAAGACCCAGCTCTCCAGCGCCTGGTTCACGGCACTCGACGGCGTGGGCGTCACCGTGAAAGTCGAGCCGATCGAGCGGCGCGCCCTGCCGCAATGGATCGCCCAGCGCCTGGCCGCCCAAGGGCAGCGCGTGGCCGAAGGCGAGGACGGGCAGCGGGCCCTGGCCTTCTTCGCCGACCGGGTCGAGGGCAATCTGCTGGCCGCCCACCAGGAACTGCAGAAGCTGGCCCTGCTCCATCCGCAAGGCGAACTGACGTTCGAGAACATCGAGCAGGCCGTGCTTGACGTGGCCCGCTTCGACGTCTTCAAGCTCAGCGAGGCCGTTCTGGCCGGCCAGTCGGCCCGGGTGATGCGCATGCTGAACGGCCTGGAGGCCGAGGGCGAGGCGGCGGTGCTGGTGCACTGGACCCTGGCCGAGGACATCCGCGCCCTCAAGCGCGTGCGCGACGGCATGGATGCCGGCAAGCCCCTGCCCATGGCCCTGCGCGAGGCGCGGGTCTGGGGCAACAAGGAAAGGCTGTTCGAGCGCCTGCTGCCCGGTCTCAGGAGCCGCGAGCTGGCGCGCCTGCTGGAAGCCGCCCAGGTGGTCGACGGCATCGTCAAGGGCCTGCGCCATCCGGACTGGCCGAGCGAGCCCTGGGCCGCCCTGCAACGCCTGGCCCTGATGCTGATGCAACAGGCCGCCTCTCGCCCGGCCCGCCCCTAG